Proteins encoded within one genomic window of Kibdelosporangium phytohabitans:
- a CDS encoding acetoacetate decarboxylase family protein, producing MTSGFFYPKTATGESSLIPAPPWHYSGDLLTVEYRTNPDRVRDLLPEPLELAEEDPGAVALIWADWQSCSDSRDELLDPVRSQYKEAFAVVRCRYRGVTYSRCVYIWVDKDFAVARGIHQGYPKKFGSIHMTRPHPYGPAPRLEAGARFGATLAAADRRLAQAVVTLRETSDTNGFVNGHPMAHHRTLPSITGDGLALDELVESGAKSFEAGPAWRGEADLELFEAPTEELARLVVREPIAAYFRQLGVVWDGGKVLEKR from the coding sequence GCGAGTCGTCGCTGATCCCGGCACCGCCATGGCACTACTCGGGCGACCTGCTGACGGTCGAGTACCGCACGAACCCCGACCGCGTGCGCGACCTGCTGCCCGAGCCACTGGAGCTCGCCGAGGAGGACCCGGGCGCGGTCGCGTTGATCTGGGCGGACTGGCAGTCCTGTTCGGACAGCCGGGACGAGCTGCTCGACCCCGTGCGGTCGCAGTACAAGGAGGCCTTCGCAGTGGTGCGCTGCCGCTACCGGGGCGTCACGTACTCCCGCTGCGTCTACATCTGGGTGGACAAGGACTTCGCCGTCGCCCGCGGGATCCACCAGGGCTACCCGAAGAAGTTCGGCTCGATCCACATGACCCGGCCACACCCGTACGGCCCCGCGCCGCGACTGGAAGCCGGTGCCCGGTTCGGCGCGACGCTCGCGGCGGCCGACCGGAGGCTCGCCCAGGCGGTGGTGACCTTGCGGGAAACCTCCGACACCAACGGGTTCGTCAACGGCCACCCGATGGCGCACCACCGGACGCTGCCGTCCATCACCGGAGACGGCCTGGCGCTCGACGAGCTCGTCGAATCCGGTGCGAAGTCGTTCGAAGCGGGCCCGGCCTGGCGGGGCGAGGCGGACCTCGAGCTGTTCGAAGCCCCGACCGAGGAGCTCGCGCGGCTGGTGGTCCGCGAGCCGATCGCGGCGTACTTCCGGCAGCTCGGAGTGGT